The DNA window GtagtagtattttaattattttataacattttaattcaacTTCGAATCCattatttagaaacatttacGGTGAATCAATTCATAATAATGACTACAGCCCGCAACAACTATTCTAGTTAAGGGATTACCAACATACAATTTGCAAAGTTTTGGACATCGGTGAAATAAGTCGTAAATGAAGTTAACAGTATGACGGCTATGATCTGGACTCATTCTCAATAAGATGTTTCTTTAAATTGTAGACAAACTGAAGATCAAACCCCAGAACAAGTTCGAACATATTGTGACATCATCCCTCTCCGTGGACTTCAAAGTGACAGACCTCAACATGGACCGCCTGGCGAAACTACAGCAAGACCTACAGGAAAAATACGAACACACTAACAATAGGGTAGGTTTATAAACTAAACTCATCCAGACAAAGTAGAAGAGAGCAGGGAATAAGACTAATCTATAATTCATTCTTTAATTCCCTCGATAGCATAAAgatgatgaataaaataagaaacaattatACAAACTGTCTCCCTGAAAAAGGAGCAGAGAAAAAACATGAGATAAAAATAGTAGTGCAGTATGATAGGGCTACATATCTTCATCAAACAACAacttataatagaaaaaagacaattttttatattaggaCCTATGATGCTCACAAACAAATGTTTTACTAACAAACATCCAACCTTTTTGGCGCGTTAAAGTTGCTCGCAATTAGTATCTGTatcattgtaatatttaatcTCAGCAGTTATACAACCAACAAATGCTGAGCAAAGTTCTCCAAATTAATCATCAACCAAAATTGATAAGAAAACATTTCCTTAGGTATTGGAACTTCGTGAGCGCCTCACGAAACTATGGGACTGTTTGGACGAGGATCAGATTTACCGCGAGAATTTCTTGCACGCTCACCCCGGCTGTCACCCGCAGACCGAAGCTGCTATCAAAGAGGAGATCAAACGTTGTGATCAGATTAAGAGGCAGAAGATTCAGGTAGGTtcaatcttatttaatttttagtagCCTTTCTCCTTCCATACCTCTTTGTCTTTTGCAAATTCTATCCATGTGAGCAGGTTAGCTTATGTGAGGAGAATGTAACACTACTTTCCCCAAGGATGACCTTGACGACGAAGTCCATCCTTTTGTGGGGAGCTTCTCCTATCTCACTGCCACATCATCCATTCTCACGTTCTTCGCCCATCAGTCAGTACGATCAATTTCATTAACCTTTGAACAACTTACAAAAGTCACATTGTTTGTAAGACGAGAAAAAGTGTATTATTAGTGCTATAAAGTTTACTGAACTTAATGTACGCCATTGAAAATATATGTTGtggtaaaaaaactaatattatgtaacactaATATTTGGATTAAACCGGTTTTAGACCACAGATTTATGACCTATAGAATGTTACATTCTTTGTGAGTGTCATAGGCCAAACAAAACCATTCAACACCGTGGGGAGGGGCCTGtcagattttaatataagtatatttcaTGAGCAACTCTGGCAGGCATAATGTATAAAGTATATTAGAGAatcgaatattaaattatattaccaaGTAGTATTCAGGATAAGCTATCCACAGATCTGATGCCATAAGATATTAcgatgtataaaataaatattgatagttGGATGCAGAAAGTGGTCTAGTCATACAGGAAATGTTGCGACATCCTCAGGGCTCGTTATAATTTAAACACTAACACTGTAATAACAGTTATTAATTCTACTGCTTTATACACGACAAGACACATCAATCAATAGCAGAAATATTAttcttcaaaatttataaaataacctCGACAAAAATTCCACATTTATTCCACATGTTTTGTATTTCTGACAAATAAACGTTTTCGTATTCGTTCCTGGATATCCGTCGATTAGTAAATTTCCCCCCGAAACTAGTTCAAGTAATCACATTTTATGTTgatttttctctttaaataaagCATTCTTGTTATGAGCTAAGTGTACTCTATTATGATTATTTTCGTGACTATTGGCAGTTGGTTTTTTGGTGACTAAGGTTTCTTTTATTATCATAAGTGTTCCCatacacttaataaataaataatatataaatgataatatatatttttaaaaatttgaacCTTGTAACTAGGATCTAAAAAATACCGTCAATTTCTGAGACcccattattaaatattgatagttATGAtagttataaatgtatgtaaaatgaagtatttaatCAGTTAGACGTTTATAGACCATGCCCGGTTATGGATCTATCTGCAATTAATATTGCTATTATGTAAAACTGCAACCAAACTGGTCCTCCGACTGAATAATGAATCAGTTCACTTTCACACCAACAAGTTTTGATAAACATCAGTGCAGCTATGATGCcatgaatttaattgtttactgCATTTAGATTCATGAGTATTAAACTGACTATTTTGCTTTCACCATGTCTAGAAATGGTATCGAACTACTCATTAACATGGAATTGAATGGAATGGGATGAAAGAAAGAATCTATATCTTAGTGTGTCTATACCAActagtgttaaaaaaataaacgattcatttctttcagtggtatatttgatCTCTATCGTTATTTTACCATTGTTTTAtgacattgtattttttaaatatcatagtTTATTACTATTTTGTCGATCTGAGACTCTTAATACTCTTATAAGTGTTTGAAGAACAGAAAATGATTtcgattattaatattttggtgCAACGATTAATACACGCTTACTTTACTCGCGATACCTGCTTAAGCTCGTGATTGACTCTAGCCAGGTCTCTAACTAGTCCGGCGatcgcgataaatacgcgtgactaaaccgtCACACCAAATACCTAACAGAGTGGTATAATTCCTAGTACACTCGCAGCGAAAGCATTTAGCAAGCTGTGAAGGGTGGGCAGGGTGGGCGGGTCCGGTTGCTGCCCATTGTAATATGACATTCAAAGTGTCAATTTACtagcattatttaaataaatgaattttgatctAGTTTAACAATAGATTTTCCCTTTACCAGGTGTTCGTAGCCAACGTCCGTACTAAGATAAAGCTGATGTGGGACAACGTGATGTACTCGTGCCGCGAACGCGAGGAGTTCGTCCATTACTTCCAGGACATATTCACTGAGGACACCCTGACCCTGCACGAGCTGTATCTGGACAAGATCACCAAGTTCTACAATGAACACAAGTCAGTATTCTAAGTTTTTGTTCAATCAGTcaattgatataatattttttccataaagGTGAATGTGTATATTGTAAAAACTAATGAAACTAACCGATTCTTTCTGCCAAGGGGCGTATTGAAGCCTACAGGTTCGATTCCAGGCTGTTAAGTGACCTTTATGATTTGTACAGTTTTTAATCGTTTCAAGATTATCGATCGAGGGGCAAACAACGTGCAATGGAAGACTAAACATTTCTTCGTTCCTCCCCCTTATTCCAATAGCCCGTAACTACAGACTTGTAAAAAAATCCAAACGTATGTATAGGCACATCTTCGATCTGGTGATGACACGCAAGAACCTGTGGCTGAAGATGACCGAGCTAGAGGCGCGCGCTACGGAGCCGGGCCGTTACCACAACCGCGGCGGGCAGCTGCTGCGAGAGGAGAAGGAGAGGAAGGCCATCGCCAGTAATGTGAGTACCTTCTTATATGTTCCTGCAATTTCCGTGTACTGTCCAACAGTCATTTTCTGTGTCTTTTGTCCGTTTTCATCTAAAGATGTAAAccgagaaaataaatactttacagCAAAAATCTGGTGTCGTAATATTGTAATCATCAAACAATTCGGTTGTGATAACATAGAAAgatagttttttattacttcgCAGTTGCTATGCCAGACagtctataattaattaacttaataattgACCATCTgtgtaaaattatgtattagtatcaattaagaattaaattgaattcatttgCAAATTTGCATcacatttcgttttttttcgcAATATAAAACAGCCTTAACATTCAAGCGTCATATTctctattttattgaaaacaaatttgcatttgtttaacCAACTTACTAAGCATGGCTTCTCTTTATAGTTACCGAAAATTGAAGCACAAATAAGAGAACTAGTGACCGAGTACGAAACTAAGACTGGAAACACATTTACTGTCGATGGAAAGCCTCTATTGCAGCTGATGGAAGATGAATGGGAGACCAGGAAAGCtgtaagtattattaatttgctTTTCCTTTATGTTTTATAGAAGGGATGGTCGAACAAGACAGGTATTATAAGACACTCTCCTACTATTAGTGTCCAGAGCGACGGTTCCGAAATAATGTCAGAGATGTGACATCATTATATTAGCGTATAGCCGTCCACCATTAAATGTAGGGCTTCCCCAAAGAGCGCCTAACACCTTGGTTGTTTTAGCAATACCACCCAGGCAGATTCATGACTCATGATTTATAACTGTCTCATTTgctatttacaaatttaaaaaggttaagTTTTCGACTTGCTGACATCAGTGTAGTGTGTAGAATATACACCATTTTACCATCTTCCGATCTCCAACAAGATCTCTAAGAACGGTAGTTACAAATCCTTAAAAGATTAAATTCTATTTCAGTGGATACAACTTAACACCACTACGTCAACTTCagtgaaaaaatactaaaagaataGTCATGCTAACGTCCGTGAGCCACGCCACTCCGAAATCTAACGACCATCGAAATTATAGTCCCTTTGAAACAGAACCGTCAAATGTcaacttaaattctttatttatataattggaaccttttttgatactttttttgcCAATATAAACAATGTTCATGGAGacagtttgttttattcataatattgtttgtattgaaCAGGCTTTCGATAGCCAGTCTTATCTCTGAAGTTACTtaactgaatttaaaaacttataacGACTATACTGATTTATTGAAAGGTAACACTCTTACTAAAAACAAGTTAGGttaaaaaacaacttcattACGTAGGGCTATTTAATATGACTTTTAGTGAACTTGATATACATAGCTTGTTTCTCCCTGTTTGTTTAGGAGCGCCACAACAAGTTGTCTGCCCGCAAGCAGGCGCTGACGCCGACCACGCCGCTGTTCCGCTCGCTCGCTACGTCGCCGCTCGGCAAACGCAATAGGACTGCTGCCGGCTTAGCTGCCACTGCTGAAAAGAACAGGTAAGCATTTATTGATTTCAATGTAGTAAGTAAGGTAGCAATGAGTATTGTACGTAGCAACAGATCACAGGAATTACTGTATTGTATATTTGACAGTGGGTAagtgttgaataaaaaaagtaattaatttcaccCGCCGGTTTTCGCGACGGTTACGCAAACATATATGTAAGTCACACGCACAAGGCACCCAAATTCCGAACATGCATTTGTGAGTCACGCAAGtgcttgtcctatgcgaggatcgaacACATGACAGTGACACCTCGCGCGCAATttgtttggtgtggtgacctataTGACCTTTATGGTGTactattcgtgcagtcaaaaCGCCGCTTGgagttaaacaaaatactttttactttttaattcgtGAAAAAGTGATGAACAAAGCAAAATACAtcgttttgtatgtttttgttgtattcggTTTTAGCTTTTAGATCATTGTTTTTTAGGCTTCCCTTAATCTTAGTATTTAGCATTGTAGCATTGACTGTAAGCAGGTCTTTCTATTTATAGGCCGCCATCTAAACGCCAGCTGATCACGGGTAGTGCGACGAAGGCGGTGACTACGTTCACTAACAACCTGTCCGCACTAAAGAGGTCTGCTATCACCACTGTTAAGAGGTAAGTGTACTCATTAGGCTCTAATCATacaatggtttatttttttgtcggtTAAAGGTGACCCGCGCTCGACTATTCAGTACTGAACagaaataataactaatttaatttctgcTTCTCATGTATGAAGGAATAAGTAATGTTGTGGATTTTGTCGGCCTATAATAATAGTCAAGCTCTTTTGGCTGTCGTGAAGTAGTCTACTTCAAATGATGAAACAAACAGTTCGCGTATAACTTCACCAAAACTGAAGTCAACGAGATTTAGATATAATAGAGCTTAGTGTAATAgtcgtgttttgttatttgatgtGTAGTAATTGTTCAAGTTAGTGGTTTCATGTATAGTACATATTCATAGCacctacattttaatgttttaaaaatgcggaaaatatttctttcgaCATGAATATTTCGTTCTAAAATTTTTGATTACAgtacttatttaattcttaGACGAGTACAACATTCAGTATGTAATAAGAAATACCTACATAGCGTAAAAAATTATATTGGCACTTGCTTTTTGTTCACTACAAAAACCAAACAATTAGTTACCACAGCGCTTACGCACACGTActtgttatttagataatatttttcattcctTTACTATTTCAGTGCGCGCTTGTGAATTTATTGATGTGAAAACGTCCATTACGTCATAAGTGTTGAGGCAAGTTTAGTTTGATTGATGATAAGTAGCGATCGAACAAAAATAATGCGACTTTGACGTCGCTTGCGTAAGTAGAGGGAATGAGAAATATTGCATTAACGTtatataagtattaattatacatttagaataattatatGTAGTCATTATGCTTCATTGTTCAGAAAAGCATGAAGTAATTATAGTGTTAGACAGCTATTACATGAGGTAGATGTTGGATGTAGATTGTTTGCGTCAGTATCgaaaaaggtatttaattttgtagagtAATTAGATGTCGATATTGGAATTTTATGTAGGTCAATTGTTACACGATAATTATATGAtaaaaatgctattaaaattcttgcctatttctttcaaaataattaaattttcaagttaTATTTACGATGAATAATCACTGTTGCTATCAATCTCGTGGTAACGCatatttcttcatatttttttgaaattatttcgttGAAGTGAATAAATGCTCAGTATGCCCCGTTgcttattattgatttaaaatgacTACCACATTGcggaatttaatcattgtgtcgcgggggtttcacaaacattcaagcattcgtggatcgcggtgatcgaacctgcgacacatcGCAGTCAGTGGCTATTGCGTGGTGAACTCAATCACTTGGCTTctctatttatattgttatttcatccTAAATCCCAGAAACAGCCTGAAAAAGAGACTATGAAGtgataaaacgaaaaaaaaaccatgatACCCTAACTAATTACCCTTTATTTTCCTAGGCGGATTAGCGGACGCTTGGCCGCTAGAGCAGTAGCTGAAGGTAAAGATGCAAAGAGGAAGCTCGACTATGGCGACGTTAGGAAGACACCCAAAGCCACCGTCAACGGCAGTATTCTCAAACATAAGCGTACGGTGAGTACAATGTGACATACTTCATTTAGTACACTGTATCAGCAAAGATTAGTAACTGAAAATATTGGATCTTCTGTAAATGTCTTAATCAGGACGATGATTTATACTACTTTTACTAACGGTTTAGCTACTCGCGTGTACAGTGACAATCGGATTTAGTAAACAATTTCCCTTTATTACACGGTTGGAACTGTCACAGTATTCTTATACTGTACATGTAGTAATACATCTGCTTGTCCCGCAGTCCCATGGCAAGCGTCGCAGCAGCAGCCGTCGCTCGATGAACGCGACTCGCTCCAGCGGCTCGCAGGAGGAACGCGCGCACAAGGACCCGCTTATGGAGACCACGCTGCTCACTACTTACACTGACTTTAAGGTATGCTTATTACATTTACTTTAAGGTATGCTTTATACATATTGTAGCAAGCATTCTATTAGATCGACCAACACAATGGTCTTTCTTGTTGttgaaaatattcaacttcgtaCACCAGCATAAGTTATTGTCGAGCGTCAATAGTAAAGCAtcatgtatttaattttcaggATGGCATAAACGAGAAGCAAATTAGTCGCAGTTCGATGGCGAACACAAAACCTCACGAGATGGTCCTACCCACGATCGTATGCCAGAGAATTGACGAGCGATCCGCTACCCCAAAAAAAACTCCGAGGGTTAAAACTCCTTTAACACCTAAGGTCGGCAAAGAGAACATACAACAAATTAATATGCCTATGACACCGAAGAGTAACCTCTTGTACACGCCCACTAGGCTGACCCGCTCCGCGCTCAAACTTAACAACGACGGCTTCGCAACGCCGCGCGCTCCGCTCAGCGCCAACAAAGTCAACCTCCAGAGACAAAACACAGTCGCCACCCTCACCGTCAAAACTACCCCCAACAACGTTAGCAGGTCTAAGTCACACTCGCATTTAGTGCGAGTCAAAAACCTCCCGCCTCTCATCTAAATAGACTGAGTACAGAACTTACGCCTTGATATAAACGTTT is part of the Trichoplusia ni isolate ovarian cell line Hi5 chromosome 7, tn1, whole genome shotgun sequence genome and encodes:
- the LOC113495754 gene encoding protein regulator of cytokinesis 1-like isoform X1; the encoded protein is MIKLTEDVNKLFNEVLMEISQNVRSMMEELWLNWSHLGVDDNTKVNNITKLVQIEKELHRDVISETRQKLKTMQGQVDKLKEETEELSRCLSVDITILDFKEEMMLVEYKRELEEQIAGYREQVEQRRMKMERLLEWQRDLADKLGVTIQELQEVPLPAEEELDKLKEHLEMLQAERDKRAEIFLNIQVEIKDIMDKLKIKPQNKFEHIVTSSLSVDFKVTDLNMDRLAKLQQDLQEKYEHTNNRVLELRERLTKLWDCLDEDQIYRENFLHAHPGCHPQTEAAIKEEIKRCDQIKRQKIQVFVANVRTKIKLMWDNVMYSCREREEFVHYFQDIFTEDTLTLHELYLDKITKFYNEHKHIFDLVMTRKNLWLKMTELEARATEPGRYHNRGGQLLREEKERKAIASNLPKIEAQIRELVTEYETKTGNTFTVDGKPLLQLMEDEWETRKAERHNKLSARKQALTPTTPLFRSLATSPLGKRNRTAAGLAATAEKNRPPSKRQLITGSATKAVTTFTNNLSALKRSAITTVKRRISGRLAARAVAEGKDAKRKLDYGDVRKTPKATVNGSILKHKRTSHGKRRSSSRRSMNATRSSGSQEERAHKDPLMETTLLTTYTDFKDGINEKQISRSSMANTKPHEMVLPTIVCQRIDERSATPKKTPRVKTPLTPKVGKENIQQINMPMTPKSNLLYTPTRLTRSALKLNNDGFATPRAPLSANKVNLQRQNTVATLTVKTTPNNVSRSKSHSHLVRVKNLPPLI
- the LOC113495754 gene encoding protein regulator of cytokinesis 1-like isoform X2, coding for MIKLTEDVNKLFNEVLMEISQNVRSMMEELWLNWSHLGVDDNTKVNNITKLVQIEKELHRDVISETRQKLKTMQGQVDKLKEETEELSRCLSVDITILDFKEEMMLVEYKRELEEQIAGYREQVEQRRMKMERLLEWQRDLADKLGVTIQELQEVPLPAEEELDKLKEHLEMLQAERDKRAEIFLNIQVEIKDIMDKLKIKPQNKFEHIVTSSLSVDFKVTDLNMDRLAKLQQDLQEKYEHTNNRVLELRERLTKLWDCLDEDQIYRENFLHAHPGCHPQTEAAIKEEIKRCDQIKRQKIQVFVANVRTKIKLMWDNVMYSCREREEFVHYFQDIFTEDTLTLHELYLDKITKFYNEHKHIFDLVMTRKNLWLKMTELEARATEPGRYHNRGGQLLREEKERKAIASNLPKIEAQIRELVTEYETKTGNTFTVDGKPLLQLMEDEWETRKAERHNKLSARKQALTPTTPLFRSLATSPLGKRNRTAAGLAATAEKNRPPSKRQLITGSATKAVTTFTNNLSALKRSAITTVKRRISGRLAARAVAEGKDAKRKLDYGDVRKTPKATVNGSILKHKRTSHGKRRSSSRRSMNATRSSGSQEERAHKDPLMETTLLTTYTDFKDGINEKQISRSSMANTKPHEMVLPTIVCQRIDERSATPKKTPRVKTPLTPKADPLRAQT